A genomic segment from Saprospiraceae bacterium encodes:
- a CDS encoding parallel beta-helix domain-containing protein: MKLTSLFLGVFTTLLFCFSACQEKAEGPQVMSAENLAADLQKRLIDAKEGDQILLPEGTFTFKRGLSLDDVPNITIKGAGKGKTILSFLGQIEGAQGLHVKNVKNLTLEGFTVADSKGDAIKVQACENVVMRDLETTWTQGRLPTNGAYGLYPVSSKNVLMEKCEASFAMDAGIYVGQSQNVVVRDNYVHDNVAGLEIENTIVGEVYNNVAKNNTGGMLIFDMPDLPQANGDRIKFYNNTMDANNGENFAPKGMVVSTIPPGSGMIIMAHSNIEMHHNTITNHKTIGVAVNSWLFTGVPFESKDYDPFCTNINIHDNVITGNQGPMDTSTEYGQLLTAVLGGQPVDLVIDGIFKPSSLDEAGKPIGYCFRNNGAISFANLNAGMGDKPEEIMQNMDKDLSKFDCELSAFDTSEHDAWLASAER; the protein is encoded by the coding sequence ATGAAATTAACCTCCTTGTTTTTAGGTGTATTTACGACGTTATTATTCTGCTTTTCAGCTTGTCAGGAAAAAGCCGAAGGGCCACAGGTCATGAGTGCAGAAAACCTGGCTGCCGACTTGCAAAAACGATTGATTGATGCCAAAGAGGGTGATCAAATCTTGCTGCCTGAAGGTACTTTTACCTTCAAACGGGGATTATCGCTGGATGATGTGCCTAATATAACCATTAAAGGGGCGGGAAAGGGCAAGACCATTCTTTCTTTTTTGGGACAGATTGAAGGTGCACAAGGTTTGCATGTGAAGAATGTGAAAAACCTTACCTTGGAAGGTTTTACCGTGGCTGACTCCAAGGGAGATGCCATTAAAGTGCAAGCTTGCGAAAACGTAGTGATGCGTGATCTGGAAACGACCTGGACCCAAGGACGATTGCCGACAAACGGTGCCTACGGCCTTTACCCTGTTAGTAGCAAGAATGTCCTAATGGAAAAATGTGAAGCCTCTTTTGCTATGGATGCAGGTATCTATGTTGGACAATCCCAGAACGTCGTGGTCAGAGATAACTATGTGCATGATAATGTGGCTGGCTTGGAGATTGAAAACACCATCGTAGGAGAGGTGTACAACAATGTGGCAAAAAACAATACCGGTGGGATGTTGATTTTTGACATGCCGGATCTCCCTCAGGCGAATGGCGATAGAATTAAATTCTACAACAACACCATGGACGCCAATAATGGTGAAAACTTCGCACCTAAAGGTATGGTCGTGAGCACCATTCCGCCAGGCTCAGGCATGATCATCATGGCACATTCCAATATCGAAATGCACCACAACACCATTACCAATCATAAAACGATAGGCGTGGCAGTCAATAGCTGGTTGTTCACTGGTGTACCTTTTGAGTCAAAAGATTATGATCCGTTTTGCACGAATATCAATATTCACGACAACGTTATCACCGGCAACCAAGGCCCTATGGATACCAGTACGGAATATGGCCAATTGCTCACCGCGGTGCTCGGCGGCCAACCCGTTGATTTGGTAATAGATGGGATCTTCAAACCTTCTTCCTTGGACGAAGCAGGTAAGCCGATCGGTTATTGTTTTCGGAATAATGGTGCCATTTCGTTTGCCAACCTCAATGCAGGGATGGGTGACAAACCTGAAGAAATTATGCAAAATATGGATAAGGACCTCAGTAAGTTTGATTGTGAATTATCCGCTTTTGATACCAGTGAGCACGATGCATGGCTGGCTAGTGCCGAAAGGTAA